One genomic segment of Rhodothermales bacterium includes these proteins:
- a CDS encoding alpha-amylase family glycosyl hydrolase, with the protein MRTLLLSVSAAFLLALAGCARPAEPVPVAVSGVDAAAEHPAWMDDPVIYELYVRSFTPEGTFRAIIPRLDELKELGASVLWLMPIHPVGEARRKGTLGSPYAIRDYKDVNPRFGTLEDFQALVDAVHARDMRIVIDLVANHTAWDNAWVEAHPEWYTTDSTGALTHPPGTDWTDVADLNYDDPDLRAAMRDAMRFWVEEVGIDGYRCDVAELVPTDFWGDAIAELRAIKPVLMLAEGADPELYDAGFDLTYAWDTYGALKSIWNGAPADTLFAVLEAERARYGDAERMRFTTNHDETAWDATPLDLFGGTEGAQAAAVIAATLPGALLVYNGQEVGDTQQLPLFEKVAIRWDTDPAMRAFYDDLLARRAASAAMRSDTVEPIPHEAEADVVAYYRIAAGDTALVAVNVRDRAVTTTLPRAGSVTLPPFGWRIDTSN; encoded by the coding sequence ATGCGCACGCTCCTCCTCTCCGTATCGGCTGCCTTCCTGCTCGCGCTCGCCGGCTGCGCTCGCCCCGCCGAGCCCGTTCCTGTTGCCGTCTCTGGGGTCGATGCCGCCGCCGAGCATCCGGCGTGGATGGACGACCCGGTGATCTACGAACTCTACGTTCGCAGCTTCACGCCAGAGGGTACGTTCCGCGCCATCATCCCGCGCCTCGACGAGCTGAAAGAGCTCGGCGCGTCGGTGCTCTGGCTCATGCCGATCCACCCCGTCGGCGAGGCGCGGCGGAAGGGGACGCTGGGCTCGCCCTACGCCATCCGGGACTATAAAGACGTCAACCCCCGCTTCGGCACACTCGAGGATTTTCAGGCCCTCGTCGACGCCGTGCACGCGCGCGACATGCGGATCGTGATCGACCTCGTCGCCAACCACACGGCGTGGGACAACGCGTGGGTCGAGGCCCACCCGGAGTGGTACACGACCGACTCGACCGGTGCCCTCACGCACCCGCCCGGCACCGATTGGACGGATGTCGCTGACCTCAACTACGACGACCCCGACCTCCGCGCGGCGATGCGCGATGCGATGCGGTTCTGGGTCGAAGAAGTCGGCATCGACGGGTACCGGTGCGACGTGGCCGAGCTCGTCCCGACCGACTTCTGGGGTGACGCGATTGCCGAGCTGCGCGCGATCAAGCCTGTGCTGATGCTCGCCGAGGGCGCCGACCCCGAGCTCTACGACGCCGGCTTCGACCTGACGTACGCGTGGGACACCTACGGCGCGCTGAAGTCGATCTGGAACGGCGCGCCCGCCGACACGCTCTTCGCCGTGCTCGAGGCGGAGCGCGCCCGCTACGGCGACGCCGAGCGGATGCGCTTCACGACGAACCACGACGAGACTGCGTGGGACGCCACGCCGCTCGACCTCTTCGGCGGGACCGAAGGCGCGCAGGCCGCCGCCGTGATTGCGGCGACGCTGCCGGGCGCGCTCCTCGTCTACAACGGGCAGGAGGTCGGCGACACGCAGCAGCTCCCGCTCTTCGAAAAGGTGGCGATCCGATGGGATACCGACCCGGCGATGCGTGCCTTTTACGACGACCTCCTCGCCCGCCGCGCCGCCTCCGCTGCGATGCGGAGCGACACGGTCGAGCCGATCCCGCACGAGGCGGAGGCTGACGTCGTCGCCTATTACCGCATCGCGGCCGGCGACACGGCGCTCGTCGCCGTCAACGTCCGCGACCGGGCCGTGACGACGACGCTGCCCCGCGCCGGCTCGGTGACGCTGCCGCCGTTCGGGTGGCGCATCGACACGTCGAACTGA
- a CDS encoding type III pantothenate kinase translates to MILTLDIGNTAVKGGLFDGPALVRTFRLASDASASVPAYRHALRHHLDGADVERVGLASVVPAVAALITEAARAETLHLPLAVAPGLALPFEMGYETPATLGTDRIAAAAGAWTRYHGDAPDRPLVVVDAGTAVTLEVVSAEGVFLGGSIGAGPDLVRRALARGTAQLPEIDAVVPRRAVGRSTAEALQAGVMLPFLDGVRGLLARVTAELGAAPLVVATGGWSELLAEHIAAIDHVEPHLVLYGVRDVLELNP, encoded by the coding sequence ATGATCCTCACCCTCGACATCGGCAACACAGCGGTGAAAGGCGGACTCTTCGATGGGCCCGCGCTCGTCCGCACGTTCCGCCTCGCCTCCGACGCCTCGGCGTCGGTCCCGGCCTACCGCCATGCGCTCCGCCACCACCTCGACGGAGCGGACGTGGAGCGCGTCGGCCTCGCCTCGGTCGTCCCCGCCGTCGCGGCGCTGATCACCGAGGCGGCGAGGGCCGAGACGCTGCACCTCCCGCTCGCCGTCGCGCCGGGGCTCGCGCTCCCGTTCGAGATGGGGTACGAGACGCCGGCCACGCTCGGCACCGACCGCATCGCGGCGGCGGCGGGCGCGTGGACGCGGTATCACGGCGACGCGCCGGACCGGCCGCTCGTCGTCGTGGACGCGGGGACGGCGGTGACGCTCGAGGTCGTCAGCGCGGAGGGCGTCTTTCTCGGCGGATCGATCGGGGCCGGGCCGGACCTCGTGCGCCGCGCCCTCGCCCGCGGCACCGCACAGCTCCCCGAGATCGACGCCGTCGTCCCGCGCCGCGCCGTCGGTCGCTCGACGGCCGAGGCGTTGCAGGCGGGCGTGATGCTCCCCTTCCTCGACGGCGTACGCGGCCTGCTCGCCCGCGTCACGGCCGAACTCGGCGCCGCACCGCTCGTCGTCGCCACCGGCGGGTGGAGCGAGTTGCTCGCCGAGCACATCGCGGCTATCGATCACGTCGAGCCGCACCTCGTGCTCTACGGCGTCCGCGACGTGCTGGAGCTCAATCCGTAG